A window of the Molothrus ater isolate BHLD 08-10-18 breed brown headed cowbird chromosome 16, BPBGC_Mater_1.1, whole genome shotgun sequence genome harbors these coding sequences:
- the UBN1 gene encoding ubinuclein-1 isoform X5, protein MTEPHRVSFTTLHGPLSSSFLKRSRKDEAEQPPEAEPAATAVRITLTLFEPDHKRCPEFFYPDLLKSCRGKVKGSSSGDKKKDPADPFNDEEKERHKVEALARKFEEKYGGKRRRKDRIQDLIDMGYGYDESDSFIDNSEAYDELVPASLTTKYGGFYINSGTLQFRQASESEDDYVKEKKKKCPKKRKLKDGGEKIKKKKKDDSYDKEKKSKKSKFPKAGFTALNASKEKKKKKYSGALSVKEMLKKFQKEKDAQKKKDEEQKAAAPSPADPAAPREAEAMADPLLSLFGHASDSDLLQAASAMESLSELDLERLLSESPEGSPCPELEDGSDPALEQEFKQPPSLPEGLPAPLEKRIKELAQAARAAEGEGKQRFFTQDINNIILDIELQTRELSSQVRSGVYAHLAAFFPCSKDTLLKRARRLYLYEQGGRLKEPLQKLKEAIGRAMPEQVAKYQEECQAHTQAKFAKMLEEEKDKEQRVCSDDDEDEEKGGKRVAGPRKKFQWNDEIRTLFKESRRVHGHLTSVLAKKKVIAPTKVKVKDSSCKPDKKLSVSVPSLHSSSTLAMSSEPQGGALGISAQTRELLSLGTAQAASSTATPAIFKDDSLDEDLIHNPTSSLEAVSKELAVLNSRAAGSPDFTLPAAPKAPPEKIPALASSEEKRTFPKPNPSPTSSSGSLQSPLNFLAEQALALGQSSQDKKTENSNYKEHSCQASPSKILPDAHQAKQKHHSLVRPGHGPPASAPVPGAQVKVFHPGAQLQKTFTSPAPFVKLQNPKSSTPLPQRSLLQQVKSSTKAQSFHSSTTPGSTQNSSSSHKSQGLSSSSLSYAGKHSSGSGSSGQSYKSPFVAGSLSKHGASSSSSSGAPANQGSSSGTLLPGVAAPSPGSASGRPASSSSVKKPPVAQKLTLVAPPGGSNGDSSGGTQGVAKLLTSSLKPAVVSSTAASTSVPKGTSGAVLLTSSSSLSVLAPSYKSNNPKLPAALSSTPLGIISPIHSFPLHVISFSSDSSPKAGVSKDAIVTGPAPGTFHHGLGHSLLAGLHSSPHHAAPLPHSALATHLPQSLPDASQLHGKGSNAQQRKL, encoded by the exons ATGACAGAGCCCCACAGGGTGTCGTTCACCACTCTGCACGggcccctgagcagcagcttcctcaaGAGGTCTCGGAAGGAcgaggcagagcagcccccgGAGGCGGAGCCGGCGGCCACGGCCGTGCGCATCACTCTGACCCTCTTCGAGCCCGACCACAAACGCTGCCCCGAGTTCTTCTACCCCGATCTCCTCAAGAGCTGTCGGGGGAAAGTAAAAGGGAGTTCTTCAGGTGACAAG aagAAAGACCCAGCTGATCCCTTCAAtgatgaggaaaaggaaaggcatAAAGTGGAGGCTCTTGCTAGGaagtttgaagaaaaatat GGTGGCAAGAGGCGCAGGAAGGACCGGATCCAGGATTTGATTGATATGGGCTATGGCTATGATGAGTCCGACTCCTTCATCGACAACTCGGAAGCT TATGATGAGCTGGTTCCTGCCTCTCTCACCACCAAGTATGGAGGGTTCTACATCAACTCAGGAACGCTGCAGTTCCGGCAGGCCTCTGAGTCTGAGGATGACTATGtcaaagagaagaagaagaagtgtCCCAAG AAGCGGAAGTTGAAAGATgggggtgaaaaaataaagaagaagaagaaggatgATTCTTatgacaaggaaaagaaatcaaagaagtCCAAGTTTCCAAAAGCTGG CTTCACAGCATTAAATGCAAGtaaggagaagaagaagaagaaatactCTGGAGCTCTCAGTGTCAAGGAGATGCTGAAGAAGTTCCAGAAGGAGAAGGatgctcagaagaaaaaagacgAAGAGCAGAAAGCGGcggccccttccccagcagaccctgcagccccaagggaggcagaggccatggctgaccctctgctgtccctcttTGGCCACGCCAGTGACAGTGacctgctccaggcagcctcAGCCATGGAGTCCCTGAGCGAGCTGGACCTGGAGCGGCTCCTCAGCGAGTCCCCcgagggcagcccctgccctgagctggaggatGGCAGCGACCCTGCCTTGGAGCAGGAGTTCAAGCAGCCACCATCCCTCCCagaggggctgccagcccccCTGGAGAAAAGGATCAAGGAACTGGCTCAG gctgccagagctgctgagggagaagGCAAGCAGAGATTCTTCACTCAGGACATCAACAACATCATACTGGA CATCGAGCTGCAGACGCgggagctcagcagccaggTGCGCTCGGGGGTCTACGCCCACCTGGCCGCCTTCTTCCCCTGCAGCAAGGACACGCTCCTGAAGAGAGCCCGCAGGCTCTACCTCTACgagcag GGTGGGCGCCTGAAGGAGCCTCTGCAGAAGCTGAAGGAAGCCATTGGAAGGgccatgccagagcaggtggCCAAGTACCAGGAGGAATGCCAAGCCCATACTCAGGCCAAGTTTGCCAA GatgctggaagaggaaaaagacaaagaacagcGAGTTTGTtctgatgatgatgaggatgaagaaaagggagggaagcGTGTCGCGGGCCCGCGGAAGAAATTCCAGTGGAATGATGAAATCAG GACACTGTTTAAGGAGAGCAGGCGTGTACACGGACACCTCACATCAGTCCT GGCGAAGAAGAAAGTTATAGCCCCTACCAAGGTGAAAGTGAAG GACTCTTCCTGCAAGCCAGACAAGAAGCTGTCGGtgtctgtcccttccctgcactCGAGCAGCACCTTGGCCATGTCCTcagagccccagggaggagCCCTGGGCATCAGTGCCCAAACCAGGGAGCTCTTGTCCCTTGGGACAGCccaagctgccagcagcactgccactcCTGCCATCTTCAAGGATGATTCCTTGGATGAGGACTTGATTCACAACCCCACCTCCTCCCTGGAAGCTGTGTCCAAGGAACTGGCTGTGCTgaacagcagggcagcagggagccctgACTTTactcttcctgcagctccaaaaGCTCCACCAGAGAAGATCCCAGCTCTTGCATCCTCAGAGGAGAAGAGGACATTTCCAAAGCCCAACCCTTCCCCTACATCATCCTCTGGTTCCCTCCAGTCTCCTCTAAACTTCCTTGCTGAGCAGGCCCTGGCGTTGGGCCAGTCTTCTCAAGACAAGAAGACAGAGAACTCTAATTACAAAGAGCATTCCTGCCAAGCCTCCCCCAGCAAAATCCTTCCTGATGCCCACCAGGCTAAACAGAAGCACCACAGCCTGGTCAGGCCAGGCCACGGGCCCCCGGCCTCGGCGCCGGTGCCGGGCGCTCAGGTGAAGGTGTTCCACCCTGGTGCTCAGCTCCAGAAAACCTtcacctccccagctccctttgTCAAACTGCAGAATCCCAAATCCtccacccccctgccccagcgctccctcctccagcaggtCAAGTCATCAACCAAAGCTCAGAGCTTCCATTCCTCCACGACCCCAGGCAGCACCCAgaactccagcagctcccacaagAGCCAAGGCTTGTCCTCATCCTCTCTCAGCTACGCCGGGAAGCACTCGAGTGGCTCTGGCTCTTCAGGACAATCTTACAAATCCCCTTTTGTCGCTGGCTCCCTCTCCAAGCACGGGGcttcttccagcagctcctctggagctcctgccaaccagggcagctcctctgggactTTGCTCCCCGGCGTCGCGGCCCCGTCCCCAGGCTCGGCCTCCGGCCGCCCggcctccagctcctcagtgaAGAAACCTCCCGTGGCCCAGAAGCTGACCCTGGTGGCACCTCCTGGAGGCTCCAACGGAGATTCCAGTGGGGGCACCCAGGGCGTGGCCAAGTTGCTGACCTCGTCCCTAAAGCCAGCTGTGGTCAGCAGCACCGCAGCCTCTACCTCTGTGCCG AAAGGAACtagtggagctgtgctgctaaCAAGCTCTTCCTCCTTAAGTGTACTGGCTCCATCCTACAAGTCCAACAACCCAaagctgccagctgccctgagctccaccCCGTTAGGTATTATCTCTCCTATTCATTCTTTCCCTCTCCATGTCATCTCCTTCAGTTCCGACTCCTCCCCAAAAGCAGGAGTTTCCAAGGATGCAATAGTTACAGGACCTGCTCCAGGAACTTTCCACCACGGCCTCGGGCACA GTCTTCTGGCTGGTTTGCACTCCAGCCCCCACCACGCAGCGCCACTCCCACACTCTGCCCTGGCCACTCACTTACCACAGAGTTTGCCAG
- the UBN1 gene encoding ubinuclein-1 isoform X4, which produces MTEPHRVSFTTLHGPLSSSFLKRSRKDEAEQPPEAEPAATAVRITLTLFEPDHKRCPEFFYPDLLKSCRGKVKGSSSGDKKKDPADPFNDEEKERHKVEALARKFEEKYGGKRRRKDRIQDLIDMGYGYDESDSFIDNSEAYDELVPASLTTKYGGFYINSGTLQFRQASESEDDYVKEKKKKCPKKRKLKDGGEKIKKKKKDDSYDKEKKSKKSKFPKAGFTALNASKEKKKKKYSGALSVKEMLKKFQKEKDAQKKKDEEQKAAAPSPADPAAPREAEAMADPLLSLFGHASDSDLLQAASAMESLSELDLERLLSESPEGSPCPELEDGSDPALEQEFKQPPSLPEGLPAPLEKRIKELAQAARAAEGEGKQRFFTQDINNIILDIELQTRELSSQVRSGVYAHLAAFFPCSKDTLLKRARRLYLYEQGGRLKEPLQKLKEAIGRAMPEQVAKYQEECQAHTQAKFAKMLEEEKDKEQRVCSDDDEDEEKGGKRVAGPRKKFQWNDEIRELLCHLVKIKLDGYDLDKNKAQSLEDYVKTFLEGEVKPLWPKGWMQARTLFKESRRVHGHLTSVLAKKKVIAPTKVKVKDSSCKPDKKLSVSVPSLHSSSTLAMSSEPQGGALGISAQTRELLSLGTAQAASSTATPAIFKDDSLDEDLIHNPTSSLEAVSKELAVLNSRAAGSPDFTLPAAPKAPPEKIPALASSEEKRTFPKPNPSPTSSSGSLQSPLNFLAEQALALGQSSQDKKTENSNYKEHSCQASPSKILPDAHQAKQKHHSLVRPGHGPPASAPVPGAQVKVFHPGAQLQKTFTSPAPFVKLQNPKSSTPLPQRSLLQQVKSSTKAQSFHSSTTPGSTQNSSSSHKSQGLSSSSLSYAGKHSSGSGSSGQSYKSPFVAGSLSKHGASSSSSSGAPANQGSSSGTLLPGVAAPSPGSASGRPASSSSVKKPPVAQKLTLVAPPGGSNGDSSGGTQGVAKLLTSSLKPAVVSSTAASTSVPKGTSGAVLLTSSSSLSVLAPSYKSNNPKLPAALSSTPLGIISPIHSFPLHVISFSSDSSPKAGVSKDAIVTGPAPGTFHHGLGHNASQLHGKGSNAQQRKL; this is translated from the exons ATGACAGAGCCCCACAGGGTGTCGTTCACCACTCTGCACGggcccctgagcagcagcttcctcaaGAGGTCTCGGAAGGAcgaggcagagcagcccccgGAGGCGGAGCCGGCGGCCACGGCCGTGCGCATCACTCTGACCCTCTTCGAGCCCGACCACAAACGCTGCCCCGAGTTCTTCTACCCCGATCTCCTCAAGAGCTGTCGGGGGAAAGTAAAAGGGAGTTCTTCAGGTGACAAG aagAAAGACCCAGCTGATCCCTTCAAtgatgaggaaaaggaaaggcatAAAGTGGAGGCTCTTGCTAGGaagtttgaagaaaaatat GGTGGCAAGAGGCGCAGGAAGGACCGGATCCAGGATTTGATTGATATGGGCTATGGCTATGATGAGTCCGACTCCTTCATCGACAACTCGGAAGCT TATGATGAGCTGGTTCCTGCCTCTCTCACCACCAAGTATGGAGGGTTCTACATCAACTCAGGAACGCTGCAGTTCCGGCAGGCCTCTGAGTCTGAGGATGACTATGtcaaagagaagaagaagaagtgtCCCAAG AAGCGGAAGTTGAAAGATgggggtgaaaaaataaagaagaagaagaaggatgATTCTTatgacaaggaaaagaaatcaaagaagtCCAAGTTTCCAAAAGCTGG CTTCACAGCATTAAATGCAAGtaaggagaagaagaagaagaaatactCTGGAGCTCTCAGTGTCAAGGAGATGCTGAAGAAGTTCCAGAAGGAGAAGGatgctcagaagaaaaaagacgAAGAGCAGAAAGCGGcggccccttccccagcagaccctgcagccccaagggaggcagaggccatggctgaccctctgctgtccctcttTGGCCACGCCAGTGACAGTGacctgctccaggcagcctcAGCCATGGAGTCCCTGAGCGAGCTGGACCTGGAGCGGCTCCTCAGCGAGTCCCCcgagggcagcccctgccctgagctggaggatGGCAGCGACCCTGCCTTGGAGCAGGAGTTCAAGCAGCCACCATCCCTCCCagaggggctgccagcccccCTGGAGAAAAGGATCAAGGAACTGGCTCAG gctgccagagctgctgagggagaagGCAAGCAGAGATTCTTCACTCAGGACATCAACAACATCATACTGGA CATCGAGCTGCAGACGCgggagctcagcagccaggTGCGCTCGGGGGTCTACGCCCACCTGGCCGCCTTCTTCCCCTGCAGCAAGGACACGCTCCTGAAGAGAGCCCGCAGGCTCTACCTCTACgagcag GGTGGGCGCCTGAAGGAGCCTCTGCAGAAGCTGAAGGAAGCCATTGGAAGGgccatgccagagcaggtggCCAAGTACCAGGAGGAATGCCAAGCCCATACTCAGGCCAAGTTTGCCAA GatgctggaagaggaaaaagacaaagaacagcGAGTTTGTtctgatgatgatgaggatgaagaaaagggagggaagcGTGTCGCGGGCCCGCGGAAGAAATTCCAGTGGAATGATGAAATCAG GGAGCTGCTTTGCCACTTGGTGAAGATTAAATTGGATGGTTATGACCTTGACAAGAATAAGGCTCAGTCTCTAGAGGATTATGTGAAGACCTTCCTAGAAGGAGAGGTGAAGCCCCTTTGGCCAAAAGGCTGGATGCAGGCCAG GACACTGTTTAAGGAGAGCAGGCGTGTACACGGACACCTCACATCAGTCCT GGCGAAGAAGAAAGTTATAGCCCCTACCAAGGTGAAAGTGAAG GACTCTTCCTGCAAGCCAGACAAGAAGCTGTCGGtgtctgtcccttccctgcactCGAGCAGCACCTTGGCCATGTCCTcagagccccagggaggagCCCTGGGCATCAGTGCCCAAACCAGGGAGCTCTTGTCCCTTGGGACAGCccaagctgccagcagcactgccactcCTGCCATCTTCAAGGATGATTCCTTGGATGAGGACTTGATTCACAACCCCACCTCCTCCCTGGAAGCTGTGTCCAAGGAACTGGCTGTGCTgaacagcagggcagcagggagccctgACTTTactcttcctgcagctccaaaaGCTCCACCAGAGAAGATCCCAGCTCTTGCATCCTCAGAGGAGAAGAGGACATTTCCAAAGCCCAACCCTTCCCCTACATCATCCTCTGGTTCCCTCCAGTCTCCTCTAAACTTCCTTGCTGAGCAGGCCCTGGCGTTGGGCCAGTCTTCTCAAGACAAGAAGACAGAGAACTCTAATTACAAAGAGCATTCCTGCCAAGCCTCCCCCAGCAAAATCCTTCCTGATGCCCACCAGGCTAAACAGAAGCACCACAGCCTGGTCAGGCCAGGCCACGGGCCCCCGGCCTCGGCGCCGGTGCCGGGCGCTCAGGTGAAGGTGTTCCACCCTGGTGCTCAGCTCCAGAAAACCTtcacctccccagctccctttgTCAAACTGCAGAATCCCAAATCCtccacccccctgccccagcgctccctcctccagcaggtCAAGTCATCAACCAAAGCTCAGAGCTTCCATTCCTCCACGACCCCAGGCAGCACCCAgaactccagcagctcccacaagAGCCAAGGCTTGTCCTCATCCTCTCTCAGCTACGCCGGGAAGCACTCGAGTGGCTCTGGCTCTTCAGGACAATCTTACAAATCCCCTTTTGTCGCTGGCTCCCTCTCCAAGCACGGGGcttcttccagcagctcctctggagctcctgccaaccagggcagctcctctgggactTTGCTCCCCGGCGTCGCGGCCCCGTCCCCAGGCTCGGCCTCCGGCCGCCCggcctccagctcctcagtgaAGAAACCTCCCGTGGCCCAGAAGCTGACCCTGGTGGCACCTCCTGGAGGCTCCAACGGAGATTCCAGTGGGGGCACCCAGGGCGTGGCCAAGTTGCTGACCTCGTCCCTAAAGCCAGCTGTGGTCAGCAGCACCGCAGCCTCTACCTCTGTGCCG AAAGGAACtagtggagctgtgctgctaaCAAGCTCTTCCTCCTTAAGTGTACTGGCTCCATCCTACAAGTCCAACAACCCAaagctgccagctgccctgagctccaccCCGTTAGGTATTATCTCTCCTATTCATTCTTTCCCTCTCCATGTCATCTCCTTCAGTTCCGACTCCTCCCCAAAAGCAGGAGTTTCCAAGGATGCAATAGTTACAGGACCTGCTCCAGGAACTTTCCACCACGGCCTCGGGCACA
- the UBN1 gene encoding ubinuclein-1 isoform X3, which yields MTEPHRVSFTTLHGPLSSSFLKRSRKDEAEQPPEAEPAATAVRITLTLFEPDHKRCPEFFYPDLLKSCRGKVKGSSSGDKKKDPADPFNDEEKERHKVEALARKFEEKYGGKRRRKDRIQDLIDMGYGYDESDSFIDNSEAYDELVPASLTTKYGGFYINSGTLQFRQASESEDDYVKEKKKKCPKKRKLKDGGEKIKKKKKDDSYDKEKKSKKSKFPKAGFTALNASKEKKKKKYSGALSVKEMLKKFQKEKDAQKKKDEEQKAAAPSPADPAAPREAEAMADPLLSLFGHASDSDLLQAASAMESLSELDLERLLSESPEGSPCPELEDGSDPALEQEFKQPPSLPEGLPAPLEKRIKELAQAARAAEGEGKQRFFTQDINNIILDIELQTRELSSQVRSGVYAHLAAFFPCSKDTLLKRARRLYLYEQGGRLKEPLQKLKEAIGRAMPEQVAKYQEECQAHTQAKFAKMLEEEKDKEQRVCSDDDEDEEKGGKRVAGPRKKFQWNDEIRELLCHLVKIKLDGYDLDKNKAQSLEDYVKTFLEGEVKPLWPKGWMQARAKKKVIAPTKVKVKDSSCKPDKKLSVSVPSLHSSSTLAMSSEPQGGALGISAQTRELLSLGTAQAASSTATPAIFKDDSLDEDLIHNPTSSLEAVSKELAVLNSRAAGSPDFTLPAAPKAPPEKIPALASSEEKRTFPKPNPSPTSSSGSLQSPLNFLAEQALALGQSSQDKKTENSNYKEHSCQASPSKILPDAHQAKQKHHSLVRPGHGPPASAPVPGAQVKVFHPGAQLQKTFTSPAPFVKLQNPKSSTPLPQRSLLQQVKSSTKAQSFHSSTTPGSTQNSSSSHKSQGLSSSSLSYAGKHSSGSGSSGQSYKSPFVAGSLSKHGASSSSSSGAPANQGSSSGTLLPGVAAPSPGSASGRPASSSSVKKPPVAQKLTLVAPPGGSNGDSSGGTQGVAKLLTSSLKPAVVSSTAASTSVPKGTSGAVLLTSSSSLSVLAPSYKSNNPKLPAALSSTPLGIISPIHSFPLHVISFSSDSSPKAGVSKDAIVTGPAPGTFHHGLGHSLLAGLHSSPHHAAPLPHSALATHLPQSLPDASQLHGKGSNAQQRKL from the exons ATGACAGAGCCCCACAGGGTGTCGTTCACCACTCTGCACGggcccctgagcagcagcttcctcaaGAGGTCTCGGAAGGAcgaggcagagcagcccccgGAGGCGGAGCCGGCGGCCACGGCCGTGCGCATCACTCTGACCCTCTTCGAGCCCGACCACAAACGCTGCCCCGAGTTCTTCTACCCCGATCTCCTCAAGAGCTGTCGGGGGAAAGTAAAAGGGAGTTCTTCAGGTGACAAG aagAAAGACCCAGCTGATCCCTTCAAtgatgaggaaaaggaaaggcatAAAGTGGAGGCTCTTGCTAGGaagtttgaagaaaaatat GGTGGCAAGAGGCGCAGGAAGGACCGGATCCAGGATTTGATTGATATGGGCTATGGCTATGATGAGTCCGACTCCTTCATCGACAACTCGGAAGCT TATGATGAGCTGGTTCCTGCCTCTCTCACCACCAAGTATGGAGGGTTCTACATCAACTCAGGAACGCTGCAGTTCCGGCAGGCCTCTGAGTCTGAGGATGACTATGtcaaagagaagaagaagaagtgtCCCAAG AAGCGGAAGTTGAAAGATgggggtgaaaaaataaagaagaagaagaaggatgATTCTTatgacaaggaaaagaaatcaaagaagtCCAAGTTTCCAAAAGCTGG CTTCACAGCATTAAATGCAAGtaaggagaagaagaagaagaaatactCTGGAGCTCTCAGTGTCAAGGAGATGCTGAAGAAGTTCCAGAAGGAGAAGGatgctcagaagaaaaaagacgAAGAGCAGAAAGCGGcggccccttccccagcagaccctgcagccccaagggaggcagaggccatggctgaccctctgctgtccctcttTGGCCACGCCAGTGACAGTGacctgctccaggcagcctcAGCCATGGAGTCCCTGAGCGAGCTGGACCTGGAGCGGCTCCTCAGCGAGTCCCCcgagggcagcccctgccctgagctggaggatGGCAGCGACCCTGCCTTGGAGCAGGAGTTCAAGCAGCCACCATCCCTCCCagaggggctgccagcccccCTGGAGAAAAGGATCAAGGAACTGGCTCAG gctgccagagctgctgagggagaagGCAAGCAGAGATTCTTCACTCAGGACATCAACAACATCATACTGGA CATCGAGCTGCAGACGCgggagctcagcagccaggTGCGCTCGGGGGTCTACGCCCACCTGGCCGCCTTCTTCCCCTGCAGCAAGGACACGCTCCTGAAGAGAGCCCGCAGGCTCTACCTCTACgagcag GGTGGGCGCCTGAAGGAGCCTCTGCAGAAGCTGAAGGAAGCCATTGGAAGGgccatgccagagcaggtggCCAAGTACCAGGAGGAATGCCAAGCCCATACTCAGGCCAAGTTTGCCAA GatgctggaagaggaaaaagacaaagaacagcGAGTTTGTtctgatgatgatgaggatgaagaaaagggagggaagcGTGTCGCGGGCCCGCGGAAGAAATTCCAGTGGAATGATGAAATCAG GGAGCTGCTTTGCCACTTGGTGAAGATTAAATTGGATGGTTATGACCTTGACAAGAATAAGGCTCAGTCTCTAGAGGATTATGTGAAGACCTTCCTAGAAGGAGAGGTGAAGCCCCTTTGGCCAAAAGGCTGGATGCAGGCCAG GGCGAAGAAGAAAGTTATAGCCCCTACCAAGGTGAAAGTGAAG GACTCTTCCTGCAAGCCAGACAAGAAGCTGTCGGtgtctgtcccttccctgcactCGAGCAGCACCTTGGCCATGTCCTcagagccccagggaggagCCCTGGGCATCAGTGCCCAAACCAGGGAGCTCTTGTCCCTTGGGACAGCccaagctgccagcagcactgccactcCTGCCATCTTCAAGGATGATTCCTTGGATGAGGACTTGATTCACAACCCCACCTCCTCCCTGGAAGCTGTGTCCAAGGAACTGGCTGTGCTgaacagcagggcagcagggagccctgACTTTactcttcctgcagctccaaaaGCTCCACCAGAGAAGATCCCAGCTCTTGCATCCTCAGAGGAGAAGAGGACATTTCCAAAGCCCAACCCTTCCCCTACATCATCCTCTGGTTCCCTCCAGTCTCCTCTAAACTTCCTTGCTGAGCAGGCCCTGGCGTTGGGCCAGTCTTCTCAAGACAAGAAGACAGAGAACTCTAATTACAAAGAGCATTCCTGCCAAGCCTCCCCCAGCAAAATCCTTCCTGATGCCCACCAGGCTAAACAGAAGCACCACAGCCTGGTCAGGCCAGGCCACGGGCCCCCGGCCTCGGCGCCGGTGCCGGGCGCTCAGGTGAAGGTGTTCCACCCTGGTGCTCAGCTCCAGAAAACCTtcacctccccagctccctttgTCAAACTGCAGAATCCCAAATCCtccacccccctgccccagcgctccctcctccagcaggtCAAGTCATCAACCAAAGCTCAGAGCTTCCATTCCTCCACGACCCCAGGCAGCACCCAgaactccagcagctcccacaagAGCCAAGGCTTGTCCTCATCCTCTCTCAGCTACGCCGGGAAGCACTCGAGTGGCTCTGGCTCTTCAGGACAATCTTACAAATCCCCTTTTGTCGCTGGCTCCCTCTCCAAGCACGGGGcttcttccagcagctcctctggagctcctgccaaccagggcagctcctctgggactTTGCTCCCCGGCGTCGCGGCCCCGTCCCCAGGCTCGGCCTCCGGCCGCCCggcctccagctcctcagtgaAGAAACCTCCCGTGGCCCAGAAGCTGACCCTGGTGGCACCTCCTGGAGGCTCCAACGGAGATTCCAGTGGGGGCACCCAGGGCGTGGCCAAGTTGCTGACCTCGTCCCTAAAGCCAGCTGTGGTCAGCAGCACCGCAGCCTCTACCTCTGTGCCG AAAGGAACtagtggagctgtgctgctaaCAAGCTCTTCCTCCTTAAGTGTACTGGCTCCATCCTACAAGTCCAACAACCCAaagctgccagctgccctgagctccaccCCGTTAGGTATTATCTCTCCTATTCATTCTTTCCCTCTCCATGTCATCTCCTTCAGTTCCGACTCCTCCCCAAAAGCAGGAGTTTCCAAGGATGCAATAGTTACAGGACCTGCTCCAGGAACTTTCCACCACGGCCTCGGGCACA GTCTTCTGGCTGGTTTGCACTCCAGCCCCCACCACGCAGCGCCACTCCCACACTCTGCCCTGGCCACTCACTTACCACAGAGTTTGCCAG